A stretch of Spodoptera frugiperda isolate SF20-4 chromosome 6, AGI-APGP_CSIRO_Sfru_2.0, whole genome shotgun sequence DNA encodes these proteins:
- the LOC118267743 gene encoding spectrin beta chain isoform X11, protein MTTDISVSRWDPSIGHGQEIIDEFEYDGGNSSSRLFERSRIKALADERESVQKKTFQKWVNSHLVRVGCRISDLYVDMRDGKQLIKLLEVLSGERLPRPTKGKMRIHCLENVDKALQFLREQRVHLENMGSHDIVDGNPRLSLGLIWTIILRFQIQDITIEETDNKETKSAKDALLLWCQMKTAGYNNVNVRNFTTSWRDGLAFNAIIHKHRPDLIQFDKLHRSNPMHNLNNAFNVAEEKLGLTKLLDAEDIAVDHPDEKSIITYVVTYYHYFSKMKQETVQGKRIGKVVGIAMENDKMMQEYESLTSDLLQWIERTIEALGDRTFANSLEGVRQQLIQFANYRTVEKPPKFVEKGNLEVLLFTLQSRMRAANQKPYTPREGKMIHDINRAWERLEKSEHERELALREELIRQEKLEQLAARFNRKAQMRETWLSENQRLVSQDNFGFDLAAVEAAAKKHEAIETDIFAYEERVQAVVAVCSELQAERYHDMERVCARRDNVLRLWAYLLELLRARRARLELSLQLQQNFQEMLYILDSMEEIKMRLLTDDYGKHLMGVEDLLQKHALVEADINVLGERVKVVVGQSQRFLEQEEGGYRPCDPAITVERIQQLENAYAELVHLAVERRKRLEDSRKLWQFYWDMADEENWIKEKEQIVSVDDIGHDLTTVYLLISKHKALEADVQAHEPQLMSVAAVGDELISQGHFGADRIQDRLRDILSQWNHLLDLVSLRKNRLDAAVRYHQLFADADDIDNWMLDTLRLVSSEDTGVDEAQVQSLLKKHKDVTDELKNYANVIQQLKQQAGTLSPVDATSAEVVSRLGAVDARHGELAELARLRKQRLLDALSLFKLLAEADAADQWIAEKDRMLDTMLPPKDIDDVEIMKHRYDGFDKEMNANASRVAVVNQLARQLIHVEHPQAARIQDRQAALNSAWSALREKAEGKKDELKSAQGVQTFHIECRETVSWIEDKKRILQQTDNLEMDLNGVMTLQRRLSGMERDLAAIQARISSLESEANAIEGDHPEEAQLIRDRVTMITENWEQLTQMLKERDAKLEEAGDLHRFLRSVDHFQAWLTKTQTDVASEDTPSNLAEAEKLLSQHQTIKEEIDNYKDEYAKMMEYGEKITAEPSTQDDPQYMFLRERLKALREGWAELQQMWENRQQLLAQSLELQLLQRDARQAEVLLAHQEHRLGKTEPPTNLEQAENMIKEHEAFLTTMEANDDKINSVVQFANRLVEERHFDADKIQRKAENIDARRNANREKALQQMEKLQDQLQLHQFLQDCDELGEWVQEKNVTAQDDTYRSAKTIHSKWTRHQAFEAEIAANKERLFAVQNAAEELMKQKPEFVEIISPKMSELQDQFENLQTTTKEKGERLFDANREVLLHQTCDDIDSWMNELEKQIENTDTGTDLASVNILMQKQQMIETQMAVKAKQVTELETQAEYLQKTVPDKMDEIKEKKKSVEQRFEQLKAPLLDRQRQLAKKKEAFQFRRDVEDEKLWVHEKMPQATTTDYGNSLFIVQMLQKKNQSLKTETDNHEPRILTVISNGQKLIDEGHEDTPEFKQLIEELTARWRELKDAIEERKNKLSQWEKAQQYLFDANEAEAWMSEQELYMMVEDRGKDEISAQNLMKKHEILEQAVDDYAHTIRQLGETVRHLTADEHPLSEQISVKQSQVDKLYAGLKDLAGERRAKLDEALRLFQLSREVDDLEQWITERELVASSQELGQDYDHVTLLWERFKEFARETQAVGSERVATAERIADQMIAMGHSDNATIAQWKEGLKETWQDLLELIETRTQMLAASRELHKYFHDCKDTLQRVNEKARGVSDELGRDAISVGALQRKHHNFMQDLSTLHQQVEAIRAECGRLGAMYAGEKAAEITRREAEVREAWAALSAACAARTTKLEDADHLYRFLNQVRTLTLWMDDVVRQMNTGEKPRDVSGVELLMNNHQSLKAEIDTREDNFSACISLGRELLARQHYASADIKEKLLQLTNQRNALLRRWEERWENLQLILEVYQFARDAAVAEAWLIAQEPYLMSQELGHTIDEVESLIKKHEAFEKSAAAQEDRFSALQRLTTFEVKEKKRRQEAAEAAEREKREREAAEAAAAAAAAQDAVDRAQTPEQQPQELGEPSPATPPATPATPATPVAVALTETDSPPRPSTSKQTPAKPARLSTPGTSSTPATPSSSGKVKSRSRSKSPFRSFRWRTAKKLLAGSHHSDDEEGASPASEDEGVEGTLVRKHEWESAAKRASNRSWDKVYVVAKDGRMAFYKDQKAYKASPDAHWRGEAPLDLNGAVVEVAANYTKKKHVFRLRLSSGAEFLLQAHDEAEMSWWLESLRARAAAPAPRSHTLPAPHNAEPKRRSFFTLKKKSVTLLSQLYAP, encoded by the exons CCACGCCCAACAAAAGGCAAGATGCGTATCCACTGCTTGGAGAATGTGGATAAAGCGTTGCAGTTCTTGCGCGAACAACGAGTGCATTTGGAGAATATGGGATCCCACGACATCGTTGACGGAAACCCGAGGCTCAGTCTCGGTCTCATTTGGACCATCATTTTGCGCTTCCAG ATCCAAGACATCACAATCGAAGAAACAGACAACAAGGAGACAAAATCAGCCAAGGATGCTTTACTTCTCTGGTGTCAAATGAAGACAGCTGGTTACAACAACGTGAATGTCCGAAACTTCACGACTTCATGGCGTGATGGGCTCGCGTTCAACGCGATCATACACAAGCACAGGCCCGACCTCATTCAGTTCGACAAACTGCACAGAAGCAATCCCATGCACAACTTGAACAATGCTTTCAATGTCGCTGAGGAGAAACTTGGACTCACCAAGCTGTTGGATGCTGAAG ATATCGCCGTCGACCACCCCGACGAGAAGTCAATCATCACATACGTGGTGACGTACTACCACTACTTCAGTAAGATGAAGCAGGAGACGGTGCAGGGCAAGAGGATCGGCAAGGTCGTCGGCATCGCCATGGAGAACGACAAGATGATGCAGGAGTACGAGTCGCTTACCAG CGATCTCCTGCAATGGATCGAGCGTACTATCGAAGCGCTCGGTGACCGAACGTTCGCGAACTCATTGGAGGGTGTGCGCCAGCAACTCATACAGTTCGCTAACTACCGCACTGTGGAGAAACCACCTAA GTTCGTGGAGAAGGGTAACCTGGAAGTCCTCCTATTCACCCTGCAGTCACGCATGCGCGCCGCCAACCAGAAGCCGTACACTCCTCGCGAGGGCAAGATGATCCACGACATCAACCGCGCCTGGGAGAGGCTCGAGAAGTCCGAACACGAGAGGGAACTCGCACTCCGAGAGGAACTCATCAGGCAGGAGAAACTTGAACAACTTGCTGCCAG ATTCAACCGCAAGGCTCAGATGCGTGAGACGTGGTTGTCTGAGAACCAGCGCCTGGTGAGCCAGGACAACTTCGGCTTCGACCTGGCCGCAGTGGAGGCGGCCGCTAAGAAGCACGAGGCCATCGAAACTGATATCTTCGCGTATGAAGAACGCGTGCAGGCTGTTGTTGCCGTCTGTTCTGAGTTGCAGGCTGAGAG ATACCACGACATGGAGCGTGTATGCGCGCGACGTGACAACGTGCTTCGTTTGTGGGCGTACCTGTTGGAGCTACTGCGGGCCCGGCGAGCGCGCCTCGAACTCAGTCTGCAGCTGCAACAGAACTTCCAG GAGATGCTATACATCCTGGACTCCATGGAGGAGATCAAGATGCGTCTGCTGACGGACGACTACGGCAAGCATCTCATGGGCGTCGAGGATCTACTGCAGAAACACGCGCTTGTAGAGGCTGATATCAATGTACTGGGAGAGAGGGTCAAG GTGGTAGTAGGCCAATCCCAGCGGTTCCTGGAGCAAGAGGAAGGTGGTTACAGGCCATGCGACCCCGCCATCACAGTGGAGCGCATTCAGCAACTCGAGAACGCTTACGCTGAACTTGTACACCTCGCCGTGGAACGCAG AAAGCGCCTGGAGGACAGCCGCAAGTTGTGGCAGTTCTACTGGGACATGGCGGACGAAGAGAACTGGATCAAGGAGAAGGAGCAGATCGTCTCCGTCGATGACATCGGTCATGATCTTACTACCG TGTACCTCCTGATCTCCAAACACAAGGCGTTGGAGGCGGACGTGCAGGCTCACGAGCCACAACTGATGAGTGTCGCCGCAGTCGGAGATGAACTCATCTCGCAAGGACACTTCGGAGCTGACAGGATACAG GATCGTCTCCGTGACATCCTGTCCCAATGGAACCACCTATTGGACCTGGTCTCCCTGCGTAAGAACCGCCTTGACGCGGCCGTGCGCTACCATCAACTCTTCGCTGATGCTGATGATATCGACAACTGGATGTTGGATACACTCAG GTTGGTGTCATCCGAAGATACCGGTGTTGATGAGGCTCAAGTACAGAGCTTGCTGAAGAAACACAAGGATGTTACCGACGAACTCAAGAACTACGCCAATGTTATCCAGCAGCTCAAACAACAG GCGGGCACGCTGTCCCCGGTGGACGCGACGAGCGCGGAGGTGGTGTCCCGTCTGGGCGCGGTGGACGCGCGGCACGGCGAGCTGGCGGAGCTGGCGCGGCTGCGCAAGCAGCGCCTGCTGGACGCGCTCAGCCTCTTCAAGCTGCTGGCCGAGGCCGACGCCGCCGACCAGTGGATCGCAGAGAAGGACCGCATGCTCGACACCATGCTGCCGCCCAAGGACATCGACGACGTCGAGATCATGAAGCACAG ATACGACGGTTTCGACAAGGAGATGAACGCCAACGCGTCCCGCGTGGCCGTGGTGAACCAACTGGCGCGGCAACTCATCCACGTGGAGCACCCGCAGGCCGCGCGCATACAGGACCGACAGGCCGCGCTCAACTCCGCATGGAGCGCGCTACGGGAGAAG GCGGAAGGCAAGAAGGACGAGCTGAAGTCCGCGCAGGGCGTGCAGACGTTCCACATCGAGTGCCGCGAGACTGTGTCCTGGATCGAGGACAAGAAGAGGATCCTGCAGCAGACCGACAACTTGGAGATGGATCTCAACG GTGTGATGACCCTCCAGCGTCGCCTGTCCGGTATGGAGCGCGACCTGGCCGCCATCCAGGCTCGCATCTCGTCCTTGGAGAGCGAGGCCAACGCCATCGAGGGAGACCATCCAGAGGAGGCACAGCTCATTCGCGACCGTGTCACCATGATCACGGAGAACTGGGAACAACTCACGCAGATG CTCAAAGAGCGCGACGCGAAGTTGGAGGAGGCTGGCGACTTGCACCGCTTCCTTCGCTCCGTGGATCACTTCCAGGCTTGGCTCACCAAGACACAGACCGATGTCGCTTCCGAGG ATACGCCATCGAACCTGGCGGAGGCGGAGAAGCTGTTGTCTCAGCACCAGACCATCAAGGAGGAGATCGACAACTACAAGGACGAGTACGCCAAGATGATGGAGTACGGAGAGAAGATCACTGCC GAGCCGTCCACCCAAGACGACCCGCAGTACATGTTCCTGCGCGAGCGGCTGAAGGCGCTGCGCGAGGGCTGGGCCGAGCTGCAGCAGATGTGGGAGAACAGGCAACAACTGCTCGCGCAGAGCCTCGAGCTGCAGCTGCTGCAGCGGGACGCCAGGCAGGCTGAGGTGCTACTGGCGCACCAGGAACACAG GTTAGGCAAGACCGAGCCACCAACCAACCTGGAGCAGGCCGAGAACATGATCAAGGAGCACGAGGCTTTCCTCACCACCATGGAGGCCAACGACGACAAGATCAACTCCGTCGTACAGTTCGCCAACCGCCTCGTCGAAGAGAGACACTTCGACGCCGACAAGATCCAGCGCAAGGCTGAGAACATCGACGCCAGGCGCAATGCCAACCGGGAGAAGGCACTCCAGCAGATGGAGAAACTCCAGGACCAGCTACAGCTGCACCAGTTCCTGCAGGACTGCGACGAGCTCGGAGAGTGGGTGCAGGAGAAGAATGTCACCGCTCAGGACGACACGTACCGCTCGGCCAAGACCATCCACTCCAAGTGGACCCGCCATCAAGCTTTCGAAGCAGAGATCGCGGCTAACAAGGAACGCCTGTTCGCAGTACAGAATGCTGCTGAAGAGCTCATGAAGCAGAAACCCGAATTTGTCGAAATCATCTCCCCGAAAATGTCCGAACTGCAAGATCAGTTTGAGAACCTGCAAACCACTACTAAGGAGAAGGGAGAACGCCTATTTGACGCCAACCGCGAAGTTTTGCTGCACCAGACTTGCGACGACATCGACTCATGGATGAACGAACTCGAGAAACAAATCGAGAACACCGACACCGGCACTGATCTGGCATCTGTGAACATTCTCATGCAGAAGCAACAGATGATCGAGACACAGATGGCCGTTAAAGCCAAGCAAGTCACCGAACTGGAGACTCAGGCTGAATATTTGCAGAAGACCGTCCCGGACAAGATGGACGAGATCAAGGAGAAGAAGAAGTCGGTGGAGCAGCGGTTCGAGCAGTTGAAGGCGCCATTGTTGGACCGCCAGCGTCAGCTGGCCAAGAAGAAGGAAGCCTTCCAGTTCCGTCGCGACGTCGAGGATGAGAAGCTCTGGGTGCACGAGAAGATGCCACAGGCCACCACTACGGACTACGGCAACTCTCTGTTCATCGTGCAGATGTTGCAGAAGAAGAACCAGTCGCTCAAGACTGAGACTGACAACCACGAGCCGAGGATCCTGACTGTAATCTCTAACGGACAGAAGCTGATTGATGAGGGACACGAGGATACGCCCGAGTTCAAGCAGCTTATTGAAGAACTTACCGCGAGGTGGCGAGAACTGAAGG ATGCCATCGAAGAACGCAAGAACAAACTGTCCCAATGGGAGAAGGCACAACAATACCTATTCGACGCGAATGAAGCAGAAGCATGGATGAGCGAACAGGAGCTGTACATGATGGTGGAAGACCGCGGCAAGGACGAGATCTCCGCGCAGAACTTGATGAAGAAGCATGAGATACTGGAACAGGCCGTCGATGACTACGCGCATACCATCAGGCAGCTTGGAGAGACTGTACGACACCTCACTGCTGATGAACATCCGCTCAG TGAGCAGATCTCAGTGAAGCAGTCTCAAGTAGACAAGCTGTATGCGGGTCTGAAGGACCTGGCAGGCGAGAGACGTGCCAAGTTGGACGAGGCGCTCCGCCTCTTCCAGCTGTCCAGGGAGGTTGATGACCTCGAGCAATGGATCACCGAGCGAGAACTTGTGGCTAGCTCGCAAGAACTTGGACAGGACTACGACCATGTTACC TTATTATGGGAGCGTTTCAAGGAGTTCGCCCGCGAGACCCAGGCGGTTGGGTCGGAGCGCGTGGCCACCGCGGAACGTATCGCCGACCAGATGATCGCCATGGGACACTCCGACAACGCCACCATCGCGCAGTGGAAGGAGGGACTCAAGGAGACCTGGCAGGACCTGCTCGAGCTTATTGAGACTAGGACACAG ATGTTGGCAGCGTCTCGCGAGCTGCACAAGTACTTCCACGACTGCAAGGACACGCTGCAGCGCGTGAACGAGAAGGCGCGCGGCGTCAGCGACGAGCTGGGCCGGGACGCCATCAGCGTCGGCGCGCTGCAGCGGAAGCACCACAACTTCATGCAGGACCTCAGCACTCTGCACCAACAG GTGGAGGCGATCCGCGCGGAGTGCGGTCGTCTGGGCGCGATGTACGCGGGCGAGAAGGCGGCGGAGATCACGCGGCGCGAGGCGGAGGTGCGCGAGGCGTGGGCCGCGCTGTCGGCGGCCTGCGCGGCCCGGACCACCAAGCTGGAGGACGCCGACCACCTCTACCGGTTCCTCAACCAGGTGCGCACGCTCACGCTCTGGATGGACGACGTCGTACGGCAGATGAACACCGGGGAGAAACCGCG TGACGTCAGCGGCGTAGAACTCCTAATGAACAACCACCAATCTCTGAAGGCGGAGATTGACACGCGCGAGGATAATTTCTCAGCTTGCATCTCATTGGGTCGCGAGCTATTAGCGCGGCAACACTACGCGTCCGCCGACATTAAGGAGAAGCTGCTGCAACTGACCAACCAACGGAACGCCTTGTTACGCCGCTGGGAGGAACGCTGGGAGAACCTTCAACTCA TCCTGGAGGTATACCAGTTCGCCCGCGACGCTGCAGTGGCGGAGGCCTGGCTCATAGCACAGGAGCCTTACCTAATGTCACAAGAACTTGGTCACACCATTGACGAAGTAGAATCTCTCATCAAGAAACACGAGGCCTTCGAGAAGTCCGCCGCAGCACAGGAGGACCGCTTCTCAGCTCTACAGAGGCTCACTACC TTCGAAGTGAAAGAGAAGAAGCGAAGACAGGAGGCTGCAGAAGCCGCGGAGAGGGAGAAGCGAGAGCGCGAGGCTGCCGAGGCtgcggccgccgccgccgccgcgcaggACGCCGTGGACAGGGCGCAGACCCCCGAGCAACAACCACAAG AGTTGGGCGAGCCGTCCCCCGCCACTCCCCCCGCGACCCCCGCGACCCCTGCGACCCCCGTGGCGGTCGCCCTCACCGAGACCGACTCCCCGCCCCGACCCTCGACCTCCAAGCAGACGCCCGCCAAACCTGCTCGCCTCTCCA CTCCCGGGACGAGTTCGACGCCAGCCACGCCGTCTAGTTCCGGTAAGGTGAAGTCGCGGTCGCGAAGCAAGTCGCCCTTCAGGAGTTTCCGATGGCGCACGGCGAAGAAACTGCTCGCCGGATCTCATCATAGCGACGATGAAG AGGGCGCTAGTCCCGCGAGTGAGGACGAGGGCGTAGAGGGAACATTGGTGCGCAAACACGAGTGGGAGTCCGCCGCCAAACGAGCTTCCAACAG ATCATGGGACAAAGTGTACGTGGTGGCAAAGGACGGCCGCATGGCGTTCTACAAGGACCAGAAGGCGTACAAGGCGTCACCTGACGCGCACTGGCGCGGCGAGGCACCTCTCGACCTCAACGGCGCCGTCGTAGAGGTCGCCGCCAACTACACTAAGAAGAAGCATGTGTTCCGTCTTAG ACTGAGCAGCGGCGCGGAGTTCCTGCTGCAGGCGCACGACGAGGCGGAGATGTCGTGGTGGCTGGAGTCGCTgcgcgcgcgcgccgcggcGCCGGCGCCCCGCTCGCACACGCTGCCCGCGCCGCACAACGCCGAGCCCAAGCGGCGCTCCTTCTTCACGCTCAAGAAAAAGTCAGTCACTCTCCTCTCCCAACTATACGCACCCTAA